In the genome of Hyphobacterium sp. CCMP332, one region contains:
- a CDS encoding sel1 repeat family protein yields the protein MISPIKLSIFFLLIIVSYSLFSQHRLVGKRYEITQNSAKQGDKGAQLLLGLHYLSISKTGDYKAKGRYWLQKSADQGLKEGQYEFAKEIYRDKNRETDKLALKYFEKSASQGHYPAALEAAQMYYFGFGTLRYPNKALDLFRICAEKGDAKAQYFLARIYYEGEGTEKNKNIAFKWCSKSSDQDYAPAQLLLAKMYLNADGTIFDGKKAAILTKSAFEKGEEEAQILWDSKELWRYLN from the coding sequence ATGATAAGCCCTATTAAACTCAGTATATTCTTTCTGTTAATAATTGTTTCATACTCGCTTTTTTCTCAACACCGGCTTGTTGGAAAGCGATATGAGATAACACAAAACAGCGCGAAACAAGGCGATAAAGGTGCTCAATTATTATTGGGATTGCACTATTTGTCCATTTCAAAAACGGGCGATTACAAAGCAAAAGGCAGGTATTGGCTTCAGAAGAGTGCAGATCAGGGATTGAAAGAAGGTCAGTATGAATTTGCCAAAGAAATTTATCGAGATAAAAACAGAGAAACAGATAAACTAGCGTTAAAATATTTTGAAAAGAGTGCAAGTCAGGGGCATTATCCTGCTGCATTGGAAGCAGCTCAAATGTATTATTTTGGCTTTGGCACGCTGAGGTATCCAAACAAAGCTCTGGATTTATTCAGAATTTGTGCAGAAAAAGGAGATGCGAAGGCACAGTATTTTCTTGCCAGGATTTATTACGAAGGAGAGGGCACTGAAAAAAATAAAAACATTGCATTTAAATGGTGTTCAAAAAGTTCTGATCAGGATTATGCCCCAGCGCAATTATTATTAGCAAAAATGTATCTCAATGCCGATGGTACCATTTTTGATGGGAAGAAAGCTGCAATTCTGACTAAATCAGCATTTGAAAAAGGTGAAGAAGAAGCTCAAATTTTGTGGGATAGTAAAGAGCTTTGGAGATATTTGAACTAA